The following proteins are encoded in a genomic region of Cyclonatronum proteinivorum:
- a CDS encoding TonB-dependent receptor, with the protein MAKLIVFIFSCFFLVSQTALSPLHAKSTDTYTEARICGIVTELATSEPLPAAVILFPEHDIFTTTDLEGEFCVTIPSGITTLRVTHLGMVPIELTVDTRAEQDVVLELRMAFSALNMEEISVTATAVHSLEQPGTVRRIGREAIEHTQASSLADLFELLPGQLSGTPALSGPRQSLLRQVPTTAEAARANALGTGIFMDGIPISNNANLQDDVTILNAAPGSLPPFASVAGRGVDLREIPPDLIESLEVVQGIPSARFGDITTGAVLLQSRAGAMTPQLRFRFNPNLIDASFSGGVGDGITSTGLSFSGNLTQSSADPRQNLDIFNRVTGQANISRAWFANRALRTNFRFQASQFLDERRRDPQDEVSQRVRESQDRFFQFATNNSYAFRRDRSHRISLDTNFSLRQQRGFFAENITRVGLFPLSDALTDTTIIGTFGSTDYRNETTVEGNPLNIYMRLEYTNRLQAGNTLHIPVIGFEWKHDSNRGEGRQFDVLRPPRQNFSVGDRPRSFDDIPALNVMSFYAEHRMAGYWGDRVYTLQAGLRYDNVVPQSLTRGRFGTVLAPRINAGTELFHGINLRAGYGITAKAPPLNMLFPGPRFFDVVNFSNFATDPDERLILITTSVVEPDNSQMRSFQSRKFETGLFYDRSAVYLSITVFDEKTTGAFGFTRDVHPVVFDRFEAVSFPEGAPPVLNPEPVETRTFLGAFDAPQNSRFIHNRGVEFESFFNPRLMLLSSLSFNAALINTVAGDDGLNIDTNRLFGAAVPDRIGIYSREQTERTRLSTSLRSIHHVPDLGLVISLLAQTVWLDRDRRTNVNPNAVGFITAGGDRVMIPENEQGSDEFADIRLLVSDSFLIEEQPPQLWLFNLRLSKSFRGGAEASFFVNNFFASRPLFESRRTGALIRRNPPLFFGFDLSVRIRP; encoded by the coding sequence ATGGCAAAGCTAATAGTTTTCATATTTAGCTGTTTCTTTCTTGTCTCTCAGACCGCATTATCGCCCCTTCATGCCAAATCGACAGACACTTATACAGAAGCACGAATTTGCGGTATCGTAACGGAACTTGCAACTTCTGAACCCCTTCCGGCAGCCGTAATCTTATTTCCGGAGCATGATATTTTTACGACAACTGATTTGGAAGGAGAGTTCTGTGTAACGATACCCTCAGGTATTACCACCCTTAGGGTAACCCACCTTGGAATGGTTCCTATCGAATTGACGGTCGATACGAGGGCTGAGCAAGATGTTGTCCTTGAGCTGCGTATGGCTTTTAGCGCTCTAAATATGGAGGAAATATCTGTCACAGCTACGGCTGTACACAGTCTTGAGCAACCCGGTACCGTTCGGCGTATTGGTCGGGAAGCAATTGAACATACGCAGGCATCCAGCCTCGCTGACCTGTTTGAGCTGCTTCCGGGGCAACTGTCAGGTACACCCGCCTTATCAGGGCCGCGTCAGAGCTTGCTACGACAGGTACCAACTACAGCTGAGGCAGCGCGCGCAAATGCGCTTGGTACGGGGATTTTTATGGACGGTATTCCCATATCAAATAATGCCAATTTGCAGGACGATGTTACTATTCTGAACGCAGCACCAGGATCTCTTCCTCCTTTTGCATCTGTAGCAGGAAGAGGTGTTGACTTGCGGGAAATTCCGCCAGACTTAATTGAGTCCCTTGAAGTGGTACAGGGCATCCCGTCAGCGCGATTTGGAGATATCACAACAGGGGCCGTCCTGCTGCAGTCAAGAGCAGGTGCAATGACACCTCAGTTGAGGTTCAGGTTTAATCCAAACCTTATTGATGCCAGCTTTAGTGGTGGTGTAGGAGATGGCATTACGAGTACAGGCCTCAGTTTTAGCGGAAATCTTACCCAATCATCAGCTGACCCACGACAAAATCTCGATATTTTTAACCGTGTAACAGGTCAGGCCAATATTTCAAGAGCATGGTTTGCTAATCGCGCTTTACGTACGAATTTTCGTTTTCAGGCGAGTCAGTTCCTTGACGAAAGAAGAAGAGATCCGCAAGATGAGGTCAGTCAGCGGGTAAGAGAGTCGCAGGATCGTTTTTTTCAATTTGCCACCAATAACAGCTATGCTTTCAGAAGAGACCGCTCCCACAGAATTTCTCTCGATACCAATTTTAGCCTGAGACAGCAACGGGGTTTCTTTGCTGAAAATATTACACGGGTAGGCTTATTTCCACTCTCCGATGCCCTTACAGACACTACCATCATCGGTACTTTTGGATCAACAGATTACAGAAATGAAACCACAGTTGAAGGAAATCCACTAAATATTTATATGCGGCTGGAATATACCAATCGACTTCAGGCTGGAAATACGCTGCATATTCCCGTAATCGGATTTGAGTGGAAACACGATTCTAACCGTGGTGAAGGCAGGCAGTTCGATGTTCTGCGGCCTCCTCGTCAAAACTTTTCAGTTGGTGACCGTCCGCGCTCGTTTGATGACATACCCGCCCTCAATGTAATGTCATTTTATGCGGAGCACAGAATGGCAGGATACTGGGGAGATCGTGTTTATACTTTACAAGCCGGACTGAGATATGACAATGTTGTCCCTCAATCGCTTACTCGCGGTAGATTCGGAACCGTACTTGCCCCTCGGATCAACGCGGGAACAGAGCTCTTCCATGGTATAAACCTGAGGGCCGGATATGGCATTACCGCTAAGGCTCCACCGCTAAACATGCTATTTCCGGGACCGAGATTTTTTGACGTTGTTAACTTCAGCAACTTCGCAACTGACCCCGATGAGAGGCTGATTCTCATAACCACATCGGTTGTTGAGCCTGATAATTCTCAAATGCGCTCCTTTCAAAGCCGCAAGTTTGAGACAGGTTTATTTTATGATCGTAGCGCAGTATACCTCTCTATTACCGTTTTTGATGAAAAAACAACCGGAGCATTTGGATTTACCAGAGATGTTCATCCCGTTGTTTTTGATCGGTTTGAAGCAGTTTCATTTCCTGAAGGTGCTCCCCCTGTTCTGAATCCGGAACCTGTTGAAACAAGAACTTTCTTAGGGGCCTTTGATGCACCACAAAATTCACGATTTATCCACAACAGAGGGGTGGAGTTTGAGTCTTTTTTTAATCCACGCCTCATGCTACTCTCGTCACTAAGCTTTAATGCAGCGTTGATTAATACAGTAGCTGGCGATGACGGCTTAAATATTGATACAAACAGGCTTTTTGGTGCAGCGGTACCTGACCGCATTGGAATTTACAGCCGGGAGCAAACCGAGAGAACACGCCTTTCGACCAGCCTTAGAAGCATCCACCATGTTCCTGATCTCGGTTTGGTGATATCATTGCTTGCCCAGACGGTGTGGCTTGACCGTGATCGCCGAACCAATGTCAACCCCAATGCTGTCGGTTTCATTACCGCAGGGGGAGACCGTGTCATGATTCCCGAAAATGAGCAGGGCAGTGATGAATTTGCTGATATCAGGCTGCTTGTAAGCGATTCGTTTTTGATTGAGGAACAACCCCCTCAACTCTGGCTTTTTAACCTAAGACTTAGCAAAAGCTTTAGGGGCGGAGCTGAAGCTTCTTTCTTTGTAAATAACTTTTTTGCATCCCGCCCGCTTTTTGAAAGCAGACGTACAGGTGCTTTAATCAGACGTAACCCACCACTCTTCTTTGGTTTTGATTTGTCTGTCAGAATCAGACCATAA
- a CDS encoding methylmalonyl-CoA mutase family protein, with product MSTNSPTTQDQTQTAVTEWQQPERYQPTHKIRFVTATSLFDGHDASINIMRRILQSTGAEVIHLGHNRSVGEIVDCAIQEDAQGIAVSSYQGGHIEYFKYMVDLLREKGAGHIRVYGGGGGVIVDREIRELHDYGVARIFSPEDGRKIGLQGMINLMMQECDYETTSLEEVDVLQIKNKDKRVLGRCISAIENKAKDILQYKDEMLLYNGGKEVLQSKNGKTIPVVGITGTGGAGKSSLTDELVRRFLTGFEDKTMAIISIDPSKRKTGGALLGDRIRMNAVYNDRIYMRSLATRASNRATSDAILGAIELCKAAAFDLIVVETSGIGQSESEIVDITDLSLYVMTSEYGAATQLEKINMLDLADLIVLNKFEKKGAQDALRDIRKQYKRNHNLWHAEESSLPVYPTIAAQFNDEGVNRLFSALVNLINRHYGLDWKAALYANPAPAEDLHKQAIIPGNRVRYLSEISESVREYHVWAAKQAEAAARLNEIEGTITQLENWNPADKDQIMVRMEEMREHIRAKLDPISLNILKNWDKMAEQYRQNVMETKVRDRVIRNEMYRISLSGLKIPRVALPQFGGWGDRLRFALKENVPGFFPYTAGVFPFKREGEDPARMFAGEGTPERTNKRFHYVSEGMPAHRLSTAFDSVTLYGEDPDLRPDIYGKIGNSGVSICTLDDMKKLYSGFRLTQPNTSVSMTINGPAPMILAMFMNTAIDQEVETWLTEQGKLDEAKARIRAIFEEKGMPVPEYGLSLPGNSDGYGLETLGVSGDKLVDPETYAKIKAATLQVVRGTVQADILKEDQAQNTCIFSTEFALKMMGDIQKYFTTHKVRNYYSVSISGYHIAEAGANPVTQAAFTLANGFTFVEYYLSRGLSIDDFAHNLSFFFSNGLDPEYAVIGRVARRIWAIAMKNKYSANDRSQKLKYHIQTSGRSLHAQEIQFNDIRTTLQALLAIYDNCNSLHTNAYDEAITTPTEESVRRALAIQLIINKELGMAKNENPNQGAFIIEELTDLVEEAILTEFDRITERGGVLGAMETMYQRGKIQDESLYYETLKHNGELPIIGVNTFLGKKSDEEPQEIELIRSTEDEKQQQIHNLEAFKARNADQSTHYLNRLKETARTNGNLFEELMETVKYCSLGQISQALYEVGGQYRRNM from the coding sequence ATGAGCACAAACAGCCCGACGACGCAGGACCAAACCCAAACCGCTGTTACCGAGTGGCAGCAGCCCGAACGCTATCAGCCGACGCACAAAATCCGGTTTGTGACGGCTACGAGCCTGTTCGACGGGCACGACGCCTCCATCAATATTATGCGTCGCATTTTACAGTCAACCGGCGCGGAAGTGATCCATCTCGGGCATAACCGCAGCGTGGGCGAGATTGTAGATTGCGCCATTCAGGAGGACGCGCAGGGGATTGCCGTGAGCTCGTATCAGGGCGGACATATCGAGTATTTCAAGTATATGGTCGATTTGCTGCGCGAGAAAGGCGCGGGGCACATCCGCGTGTACGGCGGCGGTGGTGGGGTGATTGTGGACCGCGAAATCCGCGAGCTGCACGACTATGGCGTTGCGCGTATTTTTAGTCCGGAGGATGGCCGGAAAATTGGCCTGCAAGGCATGATCAACCTGATGATGCAGGAATGCGATTACGAGACGACTTCGCTGGAAGAGGTGGACGTGCTGCAAATCAAAAACAAGGACAAGCGCGTCCTGGGGCGCTGTATCAGCGCGATTGAGAACAAAGCGAAGGATATTTTGCAGTACAAGGATGAAATGCTGCTGTACAATGGCGGGAAAGAAGTGCTGCAATCCAAAAACGGAAAAACGATTCCTGTGGTGGGGATCACCGGAACAGGCGGGGCGGGAAAGAGCTCGCTGACCGATGAATTGGTGCGCCGCTTCCTGACCGGGTTTGAGGACAAGACGATGGCAATTATCTCCATTGATCCGTCCAAGCGCAAAACCGGCGGGGCGCTTCTGGGCGACCGCATCCGGATGAATGCCGTGTACAACGACCGGATTTACATGCGCAGCCTCGCAACACGGGCTTCCAACCGCGCGACAAGCGACGCTATTTTGGGCGCCATCGAACTGTGCAAGGCCGCGGCTTTCGATTTAATTGTTGTAGAAACAAGCGGTATCGGGCAGAGTGAATCGGAGATCGTGGACATCACCGATCTTAGTCTGTACGTGATGACGAGCGAATATGGCGCGGCAACACAGCTCGAGAAAATCAACATGCTCGATCTCGCTGATTTGATCGTACTCAACAAATTTGAGAAAAAAGGCGCACAGGACGCCCTGCGTGACATCCGCAAACAGTACAAGCGGAATCACAACCTGTGGCATGCCGAGGAGTCGAGCCTGCCGGTGTATCCTACGATTGCGGCGCAGTTCAACGATGAGGGCGTCAACCGCCTGTTCAGCGCGCTCGTGAACCTGATTAACCGGCACTACGGGCTCGACTGGAAGGCCGCGCTCTACGCCAATCCGGCACCGGCGGAAGACCTGCACAAACAGGCGATTATCCCCGGAAACCGGGTACGCTATTTGTCGGAGATTTCCGAAAGCGTGCGCGAGTATCACGTTTGGGCCGCGAAACAGGCCGAAGCCGCCGCGCGCCTGAATGAGATCGAGGGCACGATCACACAGCTCGAAAACTGGAATCCGGCTGACAAAGATCAGATCATGGTCAGGATGGAAGAAATGCGCGAGCACATTCGCGCAAAGCTGGATCCGATTTCGCTTAACATCCTGAAAAACTGGGACAAGATGGCGGAGCAATACCGTCAGAACGTGATGGAGACGAAAGTCCGCGACCGCGTAATCCGCAATGAAATGTACCGCATTTCCCTGAGCGGGCTCAAAATTCCGCGGGTTGCGCTGCCGCAGTTTGGCGGCTGGGGCGACCGTCTGCGGTTTGCCCTGAAAGAAAACGTGCCCGGATTTTTCCCTTACACGGCAGGCGTTTTCCCGTTCAAACGCGAAGGCGAGGACCCGGCGCGCATGTTCGCCGGTGAAGGCACGCCGGAGCGGACCAACAAACGCTTCCATTATGTGAGCGAAGGCATGCCCGCGCACCGGCTTTCGACCGCCTTCGATTCGGTGACCCTTTACGGAGAAGACCCCGATCTGCGGCCTGATATTTACGGCAAAATCGGCAACTCCGGCGTGAGCATTTGCACCCTTGATGACATGAAGAAGCTGTACTCCGGCTTCCGCCTTACGCAGCCCAACACATCGGTCTCGATGACCATCAACGGTCCCGCGCCCATGATTCTCGCGATGTTCATGAACACCGCCATCGACCAGGAGGTCGAAACCTGGCTGACCGAACAGGGCAAGCTCGATGAAGCGAAGGCGCGGATCAGAGCGATTTTCGAAGAGAAAGGCATGCCGGTACCGGAATACGGCCTGAGTCTGCCGGGTAACTCCGACGGCTACGGACTGGAAACCCTGGGTGTCTCGGGCGATAAGCTCGTCGATCCCGAAACCTACGCGAAGATCAAAGCCGCAACGCTGCAAGTCGTGCGCGGCACCGTTCAGGCCGACATCCTCAAAGAAGATCAGGCGCAAAACACCTGTATTTTTTCTACAGAGTTTGCCCTTAAGATGATGGGAGACATACAAAAGTACTTCACAACCCATAAAGTTAGAAATTACTATTCGGTCTCCATTTCAGGTTATCACATTGCCGAAGCCGGCGCAAATCCGGTAACACAGGCGGCCTTCACCCTTGCCAACGGATTCACTTTTGTGGAGTACTACCTCTCGCGCGGCCTCAGCATCGACGACTTTGCGCACAACCTTTCGTTTTTCTTTAGCAACGGTCTTGATCCCGAGTACGCCGTCATTGGCCGCGTTGCCCGCCGGATTTGGGCGATTGCCATGAAAAACAAGTACAGCGCCAACGACCGCTCCCAAAAACTGAAGTATCACATTCAGACCTCAGGCCGCTCGCTGCACGCACAGGAAATTCAGTTCAACGACATCCGCACGACCCTTCAGGCGTTGCTTGCGATTTACGACAACTGCAACTCCCTGCACACCAACGCCTACGACGAGGCCATTACAACCCCGACCGAGGAGTCGGTCCGCCGGGCACTTGCCATTCAGCTCATCATCAACAAAGAGCTGGGCATGGCAAAAAACGAAAACCCGAATCAGGGTGCCTTCATCATCGAAGAGCTCACGGATCTGGTCGAAGAGGCCATCCTTACCGAATTCGACCGCATCACCGAGCGCGGCGGCGTTCTCGGCGCAATGGAGACCATGTATCAGCGGGGCAAAATTCAGGACGAGAGCCTGTACTACGAAACCCTCAAACACAACGGCGAGCTGCCGATCATTGGCGTCAACACCTTCCTCGGCAAAAAATCTGATGAAGAGCCGCAGGAAATCGAGCTCATCCGCTCAACCGAGGACGAGAAACAGCAGCAAATCCACAACCTCGAAGCCTTCAAAGCACGCAATGCCGATCAGTCCACGCACTACCTGAACCGCCTCAAAGAAACCGCCCGAACCAACGGCAACCTCTTCGAAGAGCTCATGGAAACCGTGAAATACTGTTCCCTCGGCCAAATCTCGCAGGCCTTGTACGAAGTCGGCGGCCAATACCGCCGCAACATGTAG
- a CDS encoding ATP-binding protein, which yields MKIESLIEVFSQPPNSTVSFAHEQTEPEQLAKDIVAFANFRGGRVFVGVSDFGEIEGIKRPDLETWVMDTVFGKYITPALIPVYEEINTSAGKIAVISVEQGTLKPYAVRSDGKETIYIRMGSTSRIANRDQIVQMSQEAGHFHYETVPVSGSRITDIDQELFIQYYEQLMGEKIGDEDDLTLRLRQLDLIHENSAGNLLCSLAGLILFGKEPGRFLPQHGIRVIHYKGTDTELDSISDQPFKAPIGRQKSGSELRRSGLSDLVMQHLSEKLSRVLIEDDGLTRMRKWEIPQGILRELIVNSLVHRDYTRRSMNEIRIFSDRFEIESQGRLPNSLTVEKIIAGQRYPRNPILVQFAQNLGLMEHKGLGIRKIVVGQLRQEGFPAPVFVETDESFTVIIQR from the coding sequence ATGAAAATTGAGTCCCTGATCGAAGTATTTTCACAGCCGCCAAACTCAACGGTTTCTTTTGCGCATGAGCAGACGGAGCCCGAACAGCTGGCGAAAGATATTGTCGCATTTGCAAATTTTCGGGGAGGCAGAGTGTTTGTCGGCGTATCCGACTTCGGGGAAATTGAAGGAATTAAGCGCCCTGATCTCGAAACATGGGTGATGGATACCGTTTTTGGAAAGTATATCACACCAGCGCTCATTCCGGTTTATGAAGAAATAAACACGTCCGCAGGGAAAATTGCCGTGATCTCTGTTGAACAGGGTACGCTGAAGCCGTATGCCGTTCGCTCCGATGGTAAGGAAACGATTTATATTCGCATGGGGAGCACCTCCCGCATCGCGAACCGGGATCAGATTGTGCAGATGAGTCAGGAGGCAGGACACTTCCACTATGAAACCGTCCCCGTGTCAGGTTCAAGAATAACGGACATCGATCAGGAGCTGTTTATTCAGTATTACGAGCAGCTCATGGGGGAGAAAATCGGAGATGAAGACGACCTGACCCTTCGGCTTCGACAGCTTGATCTGATTCATGAAAATAGCGCGGGAAACTTGCTGTGCAGTCTTGCAGGGCTGATTCTTTTCGGTAAAGAACCCGGTCGTTTTCTGCCGCAGCATGGCATCCGCGTTATCCACTACAAAGGCACGGATACTGAACTCGATAGTATTTCGGATCAGCCGTTTAAAGCGCCTATTGGGCGACAGAAATCAGGCAGCGAACTGAGGCGCAGCGGACTCAGCGATCTCGTCATGCAGCACTTGTCCGAAAAACTGTCCCGTGTTCTAATTGAAGACGACGGGCTTACGCGCATGCGAAAGTGGGAAATTCCGCAGGGCATTCTGCGCGAGCTTATCGTGAACAGCCTCGTTCACCGCGATTATACCAGAAGGAGCATGAATGAAATCCGGATTTTCAGCGACCGCTTCGAAATCGAAAGTCAGGGGCGGCTTCCCAATTCCCTCACCGTAGAAAAAATTATTGCGGGGCAGCGCTACCCCCGCAACCCCATTCTGGTGCAATTCGCCCAAAACCTCGGACTCATGGAGCACAAAGGGCTTGGCATCCGGAAAATTGTGGTTGGTCAGCTCAGACAGGAAGGCTTCCCCGCCCCGGTTTTCGTAGAGACAGATGAATCATTTACGGTAATCATTCAAAGGTGA